CCGTACGCCGTCCACCTCACAGcgcggaggggaggggaggggagggggaggccgcaagcaaagaggagaggagaggaccatCTGGGTCCGACTCCGATCCGATTAAATGCACGCCCTCTGATCGGGTGGATCGCGATTGCCacccatggccatggccatggctgtGCGCCATCGCCGCGAAATCCCCGTCCTGCCCTCGCGCTGCTCACGCCCGGGCCCGCGGTGCAGGCAGAGGCAGGGTCGCAGCGCCCGAAGAAGATATCGCGCCCGGCCCCACCGCGGGCGGGCACCCCTTCCTCTATTTATGCCTCTACACCGACcgacctcacacacacacacacacaaagctaGCAAGCGAGCCAGCCACACTGCACTGCACGCTACTCGATCGGTGCCTCTCTCTCTACTACTACCACTCTCTGCTCACTGGCATACTGCATTGCTGCTACTGTACGCGTAGTCACTCACAGTGCCCTGCCAGGAAGATCTCCCGTAGTGAATTCGCTTGATCAGGCCAGGCTACTCAGCACTCACTTAAGCgagagaagaggaagaaaagggggAGGAATTCGTTCGTGGGAGcgttaggagagagagagagagagagagagagagagagagagcttgtgCTGCGATCGATCGGGCCGGGAAGGGCGATGGGGCGATCGCCGTGCTGCGAGAAGGAGGGGCTGAAGAAGGGGCCATGGACGCCGGAGGAGGACCAGAAACTGCTCTCCTACATTGAGCAGCAGGGCCACGGCTGCTGGCGCTCGCTGCCGGCCAAGGCCGGTGAGCAACCCAACCTCATCAATTTGCTCTTGCACCCCAACTTGATCCCCCGGCTGCTCCTCCTGCATTCTGCTTTGCTAATAAGTTGCTTCGGtcattttctgacatgaatgatgAAAACGGGGCGTGATCTTTGATTTGCAGGGCTGCAGCGGTGCGGCAAGAGCTGCCGGCTCCGGTGGACCAACTACCTCCGGCCGGACATCAAGAGGGGCAAGTTCAGCCTGCAGGAGGAGCAGACCATCATCCAGCTCCATGCGCTTCTCGGCAACAGGTGATCACCCATCCCCCATCATGGACCGACCATCCTACATATGCCGCTTGCTTTGCACCAAAAGTTCACTTAATTCACTGCCTAATTATGATGGAATTTGATCTCTTTAACAATTTTGACCGCTGGTAGTACGTACTACTAGTTGCCGACTGTCCGAGCCCGGGGAAGTCAAGAACACGCTAGCTTAGACAGTGATCATGCTGCACCGTAGTCTTCACACATTTATGGGTAGCGGGGTGGTACATACACTGGGAGAGCCGTGAGATACGAGTAAAACGTAGCTGCTGCAAGCTGCATGTACTGGTATTGGCTGAGTCGTAGCGACGTACACATGTTTTCCCAGCATTGCGTGAAATTTACCCATGACATTGTAGCTCGAATTGCGACCTCACTAGCACGTACAACACCAACCATCACCTCTGTTTTAACTGTTACCGTATGTATGTCTCTCTGTCTGTCTTGCTGTGCAGTACAAAACTACTAGCTAGTAGTAGTGCTGTTCTTCTGCCTCATACtgtagaaaaagagagagaagtgtCCATCAGTCCATCATTCAGCCCGTAGATCAACTATGCATGAACAGTGAGAGCGTTTTGCCAAAAAAAAAAGTAATAGTACTGGTTAATCAATCAATCAATGCACGCATCAGCTTGGGAAAAAGGAGTGAAAAAGCTGGGCCATGTGTGGCTCTCCCCCgaattttcctttctctttttacaTGATTCGGCATTGAAGCTTGTCATTTATGGATCGGGGAGGCCCCCATCGTCGTGGACCAAGCCTGGCTTTGGGCCACTGTGGCCACCTGCTCTCTTGCCATTTGACTCCCACGCTTCCTCCTATCATATCATGCATCTCTGCCGTCCTGATGCCATGCCCACTCGCACGGTTACTTTTCGAGATGGTCTTTTTTTAACCATGATGCAGTGCAGGTTTGGGTTTTCCATCCGAGTCCTGAGATTATTTTCCTGGCGATCGGCGTCTGTGTGTGTGTGCAGGTGGTCAGCGATCGCGACGCACCTGCCCAAGCGCACCGACAACGAGATCAAGAACTACTGGAACACGCACCTCAAGAAGCGGCTGGCCAAGATGGGCATCGACCCGGTCACGCACAAGCCGCGCTCCGACGTgcccggcggcgcgggcggcgccgccgAGGGGGCGGCCGGCGCGCAGCACGCCAAGGCCGCGGCGCACCTCAGCCACACGGCGCAGTGGGAGAGCGCGCGGCTCGAGGCCGAGGCGCGCCTGGCGCGCGAGGCCAAGCTGCGCGCGCtcgccacctccgcctcctcctcggcgCAGTACCTGTCGGCGGCCCACGCCGCCGCGCCGGGGCTCGACTCGCCCACGTCCACGCTCAGCTTCGCCGACAGCGCGGCGCTCGCGTCGGTGCTGGAGGCGCACAGCGCCGCGGCCGCCGCGCGCGCAGCCATGCAGCCCAtgcaggcgtacgaggaggccTGCAAGGACCAGAACTGGGGcgacgccgacgccgccgacgCGGGCTTCGCCGAGGCGGCGGGCTTCACCGGGCTGCTTCTTGACGGCTCGCTGAGCCAGAACCCGAGGCCGGCGGCGAGGGACGACGCCGAAGCGCACGAGACAGAGGAGGAGAAGAACTACTGGAACAGTATACTGAACCTGGTCAACTCGTCTGCGTCAGCGGTGGTGCCCGCCGACGAGGCGTACTCGCCGGCGCCAGAGTTCTGAGTGCTGGCGACCTCTGCACATGCTTTGCCTGCATGCACCCGAGCCCCCACCAGGCACATGACACAGTAAATAGTTATTAGTGGTGACCGTGGAATAAGATGGGACTAATGCTAGTACTACAGTTAATCGCGTTCTTGGGTTTATTATCTGACACAGTGCTTTGATTAGACGTGCGAGCAAAAAGGTTTTATCGATCTTGGAGCTTGTTGCCTGCAGCTTCCTTCGGCAAAATTACTTACATGTTCTGTAAAACTAAGACAATGATAtcggatttcttcttcttcttcgaacAATGCCTGATAATTTATCTACTTAACTATTGTAATCTTATATCCACTTTCATCAACCATATACACAGTCACGCTAACCAACTTGCTATGGAGAGGACCGTCGACTTCTGAATAAGATGGGATGGGACtaatgtttttttttttgcgggatggGACTAATGCTAGTAACGGTTAATAGCGTTCTTGGGTTTATCTGACACGGTGCTCTGATTAGACGTGTGagcaagaaggttttgtcgatcctggaGCTTGTTGCCTGCTTCTTTCGGCAAAATTCTTACATGTTCTCTAAAACTAAGAGGATGATCTCAggatttcttcttcctcttcttctcctgctGCAGAGAACAATGCCGATAATTTATCTACTTGACCATTCGATAAATTATCTTGTTCTGCAATGTAATGAAGCATACGGCAGTTTTCCATCCTTCAGGTTATATGAGGGAGGTGGGGATGGTGATAGTTAGACATTGATCTAACACTtagcttttttttttcttcttcaaaaaGGAAGATAATCCATGGCCTCTACATCCAAAGACTTACTTGAGATATCACTAGACTTGTGTTCAAAGGTACTTAGTTGTAACAATGATTTTGTATCATGTAAACCGCAAACCAACTTTTTATCTAAAAAACCGCAAACCAACTAATCGAAGTAATGCTTGGTCAAAGATTTGTTTTAATGGAACCTATTTTGTCGTGCAtacaagaatggagggagtattaccaGATGTCtccattagggcatctccaagggtGTACATCAAATCTCTTCTAAATGTCTGGATCGGACGGTCTGGATACTTTTAGCCATCCAATGGGGATACGTCTAATGTCGGTGGACATGAaaaagtgtctgaaatcctacaaATCGGTAGCAAACGTCGAAGTAATTGGGGGAGTCTTGACACACTACGGACAAACCTTGGACCCACCACAAATCCATTTTTTCCGCCTTCTCCCTTCTCTCTCATCTCTCCATTGGACAAGGGGTGTACATTTGATGCACCAGATTGGATGACAACCCCCTATCTGTTGTCCGCTTCTTTTGGCAAAATTTATTACTCCCTTCGTTCACCTTTGTAAGTTATTTCAGACAACTCAAAATGGGTTGTTTtgtacattgtctgaaatgtcttcaaggtcttataaaagtgaacagagggagtacttgttttGTAAAACTAAGACAATGATCACGAAACTTCTTCTTCTATCTAATATTAGTTTAGCTAATTTTAAGATTATTTGTTTTTAGATAAGTCAGGTATAAAGTAGGCACATGCATACACATAAGCCAACCACTATATACACTTACTCACACAACATCTAGTGAAGATTTGAGTTATAGAACTTTAATGACAAAGTTCACATTGATGTATCAATATGGACGAGAACATCATCTTCCGCCGAAAAAATAATCTGGCCTACTAGGACACGTATGTCGTCAAATTCTAGGATTATCCATGTTGACAAATGGTGTGAATTTTTTATGACTTTGATCAATGACTCTACTAGATATTTCATGATatatttattaaaaataaaagatgaggctttgcactactttaaaatctataaagctgaacTAGAGAATCAACTTGCTCAAAAGATCAAGAGGATTAGGTtggatcatggtggagagtatttctccAGTGAGTTTAATTTATTCtgtgaggaacatggtataatcctTGAGAGGAAGACTCCCTATTCGCCCCAGTCAAACCGGGTTGCCGAACAAAATAACCacactctaactgatttggttaacgccacgTTAGACGCAACGGGACTTTCCAAGGAACACCCGGGGAGCCTTTGATTACTGCAAGTCATGCCCTAAACATAGTTCCCATGAAGACTAAAGAGATTACCCCATTTGGGGAATGAGAAAGGAAAAAGACTTAAGCTCTCTTATTTACGAACATGGGAtgcttggcgaaagtcaacgtgtcAATTCTCAAGGAGCGTAAGCTTGGATCTAAACCCGTTGATTGTGTTTATAACACTGGCTATATGTTATTAGTGGTGAAATCTGGGGTACTTGACATGAATGTTTGTACAATCATGGAATTGAATGATGCGACCTTCTTTAAGAATATTTTTCCTATGTAAGATATGCCTAGCTCATCTAGTTAGAGGTGAGGGATAACTCCTGAACTTTTTGTTTCATTCCAACATTCTGAGCGGCAACCCACTGAGATTTCTGACGAGGATGACAATTAAGCTCTTAGAAGGGGCAAAAGATAAATGATCTCAAAGTTATTTGGTGAatatttcattgtgtacctcatgATGAACAAGAACAAGTGATCAACAATTTCATCAACACTAAGAAAATGTACACTTTGTACTCGTGATCCACCCTCTTTTCAACATAGTAATATCTTCTCTCACTCTCCTCCTGCTCTCTGCCTCGTCCCTACGCTCTCCGCCTCGTCCCTATGCTCTCAGATCTCCTTTCACCGCCCCTCCCATCTTTCTCCGACCATCAACGGTGGTGAGTACGGCAAGGGACCGTCCGCTTCTATGCTTTCATATTGTAGTTGTTAGGTACCATTAGTCCTATATGATCGCGTTTTGGGGCAAGCACATTGGTTGGTCACTCTTGTTTCTTTAGGGTTTCTCTTGTTTCcttcatttttgtatttttttcttctgttttcttcgTTTCTTTCTCGATTTCCACCAACTTTTCTAGTTTTCTTATTTTTCCCTTTTGTATAACACATatctacatttttcatatacacgaagaacatttttatgcatgtttAATATTTTCTAATAAATGATTACATTTTTTTAAACAGATGTTCAATGtattttttatacacattgtaCATGTTTTAAATATATCTAAAACATGTTTTTATAGACGttttacatttttcaaatattttattAACAATTTTGAAACACATGTTTTGATCATCTTTTGaatatttttgaacatttttcaattACACGTCAGTACATATTTTAAAATGATATGAATTATTTTTAAAGAGGTCATGAACATAGTTTTGAAATGCGTGCACATTTTTGAAAGGTACACAATATCATTTTGAattaaaaaaaacattttctgtatttttgaaaaatgttacATGCATTTTTCAGACACGTGCACATTTTTTAAATGGCTGAAACATTGTTTTGAATGCTAATAACTTTTTTTAATTAAGGTAACCAACTTTTTACACTGTGTTGACCTTTTTAAATTTTGAAGCAAACTGTTTGGTATATATGTCTTATAATATTtttgaaaaaagaaaacaaaaggaaaaaacatTACCAAACGTGTCCACTAAGCAACACAACAAGTACTATATTAGCACTACAAAAACAATGTATTTCCAACGAGAGCTGAGCACGCACAAAAATCGATTTGCTGGACTGGTCCACTTGTTACGGTCCTTTAGACGAGCGGTACATGTAGGTCACAGTAGGCGAGTCATACAACCACACTCGCCCTACAACGCATTAGGGCATGGCCAATGCATAGCTCCAGGGTGATGCTTCGTGTGTCATGTATGATCGGATATCAGGTAAGGTAGGTTCAGATAGGAAAGCGGGATCCTCTGCAGGAGGCAAGTGCTTGGAGAGAAAAAAAAATATCGTTCGGTGTAAAAAGCAGAAAAGGTTGGAGTGAAGAGTAGAGATGCATGTATACTAgagtttttattttctatttcttgatGAGGCCCACTAGTGATAGCTTGCATTGGGGAGAAAAATAAATATAGGTGTCTCAAACTACTTCTATCTTTTTTTAGACAATTTTTTTGAGTTTGTTTTCGAGTACTTCTTTTTTGAGAAAATTTTTGAGGGGTAATACTTCTATCTTTAGTCACGATACTATGGCGGCCCGATAAGTCTCAGTGGTGGGCCTTACATGGGCCAGCCCATAAACCATCTCAGCCGGGGTTTTATCACTCGCCGAGAGAGAGCTGAAAAGGCAGAGACAGGAAGAGGTGTGGTGgcatcatcgtcttcctcctctcttaTCCGGAAGTACACCATGCTCCCGATGTCCGTCCACCCCGCTACTACGCCGGCCCTCGCGTCGCGGCCCCGCGTCTCCCTGCCCAGACCTTCCacatccccttcctcctcctcctcctcctcctcttccagccTCGTCCACATCAAGAGCAGGAGGCTACCCCTTCGCTCGCTCCgcatcctcgccgccgccgctgccggcgccgtcgaAGCGGGGGAGCCATACATCGGTCTGGGGGACGAGGAGCCACTTGGCGGAGAAGGAGATGCGGAAGCCGTGGCGGAAAGCGAGGAGGTAATGGTCTTTTCAGCTGCTCTGAACTTGGGTCATTTTCTGTCCGTGCGATAAATCATGCTAGTTCCTTAAGTACCAACTGTAGCTCAGTCCGTGGAAGTTGGTACATTGCTTTTACGTAGAAGGAGTTCAGTTAGATTCCGTTGCAAATGTACTGTCCTGTTCACTGAAATTTATTAGGCTGTCCGTTTCAACTGACGAATTGAGTGGAAGAAACGGACAGCCTAATAAAATTGGAGAAGTCTAGTTATGATGTcccaaaataaaattggagaagtcTAGTTTTGAACTTTTGTATGGTCTTTAGTGCATACTGCATACGATTTTTCGTACTTGGCTGCATGTAAGCAAGAAATAAAATGTTGTGGAATACGCATATGCTGTGGACCTTGCTGATAATATGAATGCTTGCTGGTTGAAATTAAGTGACAGTTGTATATGCATAGATGGGCCTCCTCTCATCGTTTTAATGGACTTGATCACTCATGAATTGAATGAGGATTGCATTTTACTGAAATTGACCTCAGATAATATTTTTGAAGACGAATAGCATACGAAAACAGCACCCTAGTCCCAAAGTCCATTGAAACTGAAAACCTGAAAATCATACCCACGTTACATACAGCACAAGCTTGTGGAAGTGTTGTCCGGCATCAGAAAGTCGACAGTGTAACAATAGTTTTGATTGTAGATCCTTTTTAGTTTTGAGCGCTAAAACTGCATAACTGGATTCACATGGCAGACAAAATTTGTAATATTACCAGAATGAAATTTGAgataattttgaattgtgcatggCAGTACAAGGTGGAGGTGCCTGAAAAGCAGGACCCGATGCTGGTACTCAAGTTCATATGGATGGAGAAGAACATCGGCATAGCTCTTGACCAGATGGTTCCGGGTGTTGGTAGCATCCCCTTAAGCCCGTACTACTTCTGGCCACGGAAAGATGCATGGGAGGAACTGAGAGCGAAGCTCGAGGAGAAAGAGTGGATCTCGCAGAAGCAGATGATCATCCTTCTCAACCAGGCCACTGACATCATCAACCTCTGGCAGCAAGGCGGCGGCAGCTTATCCACATGAGGGGCTCCCTGCTCTCCCATCCTCACGAGCTGTTTAGTGTCTTTCTTCTTGCTTTGCTGTTCAGTAATGTTAAAGCCACAATGCCACATGGTACATGATCCTGTAGATCGATCGATTCAATCTGTTCTCGTATGATTCTGTTTGTGGAAAATGAATTTTGATTTAATCCTCGCAAGGGTTGTGCGTTTGGGTTCGGTTATTGGCAAGGACGGCGTTTACGATGATCGACCGTGAATGGTTCTATTTTATTACCATTATATTATGATATGATGCGTTCCTACCATTCTCTGGCGAAAAGAAGCCTGCAGCTACCTGCATCGGAGTACCACTGGATGGACATATGACCAAGATTCTGCCGGATAGCTTGATCCTGGGCTACTGTGCAATCAGCAGTCAGGAGTCAACACCCCTGGCAAACCTAGCTAGAAAAAAACAGCGCGATTTCGGGCGTCCAGCTTCGCCCGTGTTTATTGCGGTGGAACCCGTGCATGCGCGTCGGCAGTCGTCCTGAGCTGAAAGCCCGGCAAGGAGTACGCAAAGGCTATATCTCTCTTATGGCGAGTCTCTTTCTTCGGTGTCCAGATTCTACAGTTGTGGGCCGCAACATTCGCGCGTACTTAAAAGAAATAACTAGAAAAAAGGGGCGGATCTCCTGGTTGCAGTGTAGCGCTGCTAGCCACTGGGCCATCATCCAGTTcacatttactccctccgtttcaaaatagatgactcaattttgtagtaagtttagtacaaagttagtataa
This region of Triticum aestivum cultivar Chinese Spring chromosome 2D, IWGSC CS RefSeq v2.1, whole genome shotgun sequence genomic DNA includes:
- the LOC100873107 gene encoding transcription factor MYB16 — protein: MGRSPCCEKEGLKKGPWTPEEDQKLLSYIEQQGHGCWRSLPAKAGLQRCGKSCRLRWTNYLRPDIKRGKFSLQEEQTIIQLHALLGNRWSAIATHLPKRTDNEIKNYWNTHLKKRLAKMGIDPVTHKPRSDVPGGAGGAAEGAAGAQHAKAAAHLSHTAQWESARLEAEARLAREAKLRALATSASSSAQYLSAAHAAAPGLDSPTSTLSFADSAALASVLEAHSAAAAARAAMQPMQAYEEACKDQNWGDADAADAGFAEAAGFTGLLLDGSLSQNPRPAARDDAEAHETEEEKNYWNSILNLVNSSASAVVPADEAYSPAPEF
- the LOC123053547 gene encoding 30S ribosomal protein 3, chloroplastic, which codes for MLPMSVHPATTPALASRPRVSLPRPSTSPSSSSSSSSSSLVHIKSRRLPLRSLRILAAAAAGAVEAGEPYIGLGDEEPLGGEGDAEAVAESEEYKVEVPEKQDPMLVLKFIWMEKNIGIALDQMVPGVGSIPLSPYYFWPRKDAWEELRAKLEEKEWISQKQMIILLNQATDIINLWQQGGGSLST